In a genomic window of SAR116 cluster alpha proteobacterium HIMB100:
- a CDS encoding thiamine pyrophosphate-dependent enzyme, possible carboligase or decarboxylase (PFAM: Thiamine pyrophosphate enzyme, central domain; Thiamine pyrophosphate enzyme, N-terminal TPP binding domain; Thiamine pyrophosphate enzyme, C-terminal TPP binding domain), which produces MKIYEALAKAFHQQNLGTCFALLGDANMHWAGALSTLGTRFIYTRHEHAAVAAATSYARASGEIGFATVTCGPGLTQIMTILPIAVRANLPLIIFAGEAPLNKQWYNQKIDQEPFVTACGAKYRALHNPETMITDIDEAVTIAKQERCPVVIGVPFDLQKREWTGDITLPKQKPEPVSTPCIAPLPEQVALAAFLLAQSQRPIILAGLGATSKAARSACCHLAELSGALLATTLPAKGLFHDQAYCLGVAGGYSSEQAKQIFRQADLVIAIGSRLASHTFDGGKLTPNAKVIHIDIAPQEHVQGRKAADVLIKADSVSGIDALCHSLAGQHMINWRTEEMKATAAEALALPEQGKASDGYLHPLSIIKELNRIIPPTCHIINTSGHCAYFSAQMNNHPQDHFTVIRDFGAIGNGTSFALGIAELYPDRPVILIDGDGSAMMHIQELETMQRHNLHILTIVLNDGGYGSEIHKLRADGIPLDGSVFGRPNFAGIGRGFGLTGETFTEVKGMKDSLSAFLRAGKPAIWDIHISNLVASPQILNAHRQTDK; this is translated from the coding sequence ATGAAAATATATGAAGCTTTAGCCAAGGCTTTTCATCAGCAAAATCTGGGAACCTGTTTTGCCTTGTTGGGCGATGCGAATATGCATTGGGCCGGTGCGCTGTCCACGTTGGGAACCCGGTTTATTTACACAAGGCATGAACACGCCGCCGTAGCTGCTGCGACCAGCTATGCCAGAGCATCAGGTGAAATTGGGTTTGCAACCGTGACATGCGGACCTGGTCTGACCCAAATTATGACGATTTTGCCGATAGCGGTGCGCGCAAACCTGCCATTGATTATTTTTGCAGGAGAAGCGCCCCTGAATAAACAGTGGTATAATCAAAAAATTGACCAAGAACCTTTTGTGACCGCTTGTGGTGCAAAATATAGAGCCCTGCACAACCCAGAGACAATGATTACAGACATTGATGAGGCTGTAACTATCGCCAAACAGGAACGTTGTCCGGTTGTGATTGGCGTGCCTTTTGATCTGCAAAAACGAGAATGGACAGGAGATATTACGCTCCCAAAACAAAAGCCAGAGCCTGTATCAACGCCTTGCATTGCCCCTCTGCCCGAACAAGTCGCGCTCGCCGCATTCTTGTTAGCTCAATCACAACGCCCCATCATTCTGGCTGGTCTTGGTGCCACATCAAAAGCGGCCCGTTCTGCCTGTTGTCATCTTGCTGAATTGTCTGGTGCTTTGCTGGCAACCACACTTCCCGCAAAAGGTTTGTTTCATGATCAGGCCTATTGTCTGGGGGTTGCCGGGGGGTATTCCAGCGAACAGGCAAAACAGATTTTCAGACAAGCAGATCTGGTGATCGCGATCGGCAGCCGGCTGGCCTCTCACACATTTGATGGTGGCAAGCTGACACCCAACGCCAAGGTCATTCACATCGATATTGCGCCTCAGGAACACGTGCAAGGCCGAAAGGCGGCGGATGTGCTGATTAAGGCAGATTCTGTGAGCGGTATAGACGCCCTTTGTCACAGCTTAGCTGGCCAACATATGATCAACTGGCGCACAGAAGAAATGAAAGCAACAGCAGCAGAGGCATTGGCGTTGCCAGAACAGGGCAAGGCGTCAGACGGATATTTACATCCCCTCAGCATAATTAAAGAGCTGAACCGCATTATCCCGCCAACATGCCACATCATCAACACATCTGGACATTGCGCTTATTTTTCAGCGCAGATGAATAATCACCCCCAAGACCATTTCACAGTCATCCGTGATTTTGGGGCAATTGGCAATGGAACGTCATTTGCGCTTGGCATAGCTGAATTATATCCTGACAGACCTGTCATTCTTATTGATGGTGATGGGTCTGCAATGATGCATATTCAGGAACTGGAAACAATGCAACGCCACAATTTACACATACTGACAATTGTGTTGAATGATGGCGGATATGGATCTGAAATTCACAAGCTTCGGGCTGATGGTATTCCTCTTGATGGCTCGGTTTTCGGCCGCCCCAACTTTGCTGGTATTGGCAGGGGATTTGGCTTAACAGGTGAAACCTTTACTGAGGTTAAGGGGATGAAAGATAGTCTTTCAGCATTTTTACGCGCGGGTAAGCCAGCAATATGGGATATCCATATATCCAATTTGGTCGCGTCACCCCAAATCCTGAACGCGCACCGGCAAACCGATAAATGA
- a CDS encoding membrane protein AbrB duplication (PFAM: Putative ammonia monooxygenase~TIGRFAM: membrane protein AbrB duplication), translating to MSPLLGLIFLFGFIGGCIFFWFGAPMPFMLGGIFGSAAFVIIYERTGKKLPKVSRWVRLIFIAIIGTMIGSRFSPELLALLPQFWISGLAIIPFILISHAGSYLVMRKAGGYRQIDAYFATLPGGIVDSAALAEKAGADLRIVTAQHFIRIILVVTAVPFLFLALGGEPVGSLAGETISASDYDSRDVLLILSIALTGLYLGRLIRLPVFHMVGPLILALSLSVSGVISIDIPDWLAHLAQYMVGTALGAQFSGMSKKLLIKGLGVGVIVGLYMLVVGTVFAVVLTGYVPAEFSALFVSFAAGGLAEMSLIALSLNFNPVVVALHHLTRIFLTVVFGSVMAKYVFKWDSRDENI from the coding sequence ATGTCACCTTTACTGGGTCTGATTTTTTTATTTGGGTTTATTGGTGGTTGCATTTTCTTCTGGTTCGGTGCGCCCATGCCGTTCATGCTGGGCGGCATCTTTGGCTCCGCAGCCTTTGTAATTATCTATGAACGGACAGGGAAAAAACTGCCAAAGGTCTCGCGTTGGGTTCGCTTGATTTTCATTGCCATTATAGGAACCATGATCGGGTCGCGGTTTTCACCCGAATTATTAGCTCTTTTGCCTCAATTCTGGATTTCTGGTCTGGCGATCATCCCCTTTATTCTGATCTCTCACGCCGGAAGCTATCTGGTTATGCGCAAAGCAGGCGGCTACCGGCAAATCGATGCTTATTTTGCAACTCTGCCAGGCGGCATCGTTGATTCAGCCGCTTTGGCTGAAAAAGCAGGGGCAGATTTAAGGATTGTCACCGCACAACATTTCATACGTATTATCCTTGTTGTTACCGCAGTGCCGTTTCTGTTTCTGGCCTTGGGCGGCGAGCCGGTTGGCTCACTTGCCGGAGAAACTATTTCAGCGTCAGATTACGACAGCCGTGATGTGCTGCTCATCCTGAGCATTGCTTTAACAGGATTATATTTGGGCCGGTTAATCAGGCTGCCTGTATTTCATATGGTTGGCCCTCTTATTTTGGCGTTGAGCCTGTCTGTTTCCGGCGTAATTTCAATCGATATTCCTGACTGGTTGGCTCATCTTGCCCAATATATGGTCGGCACAGCATTAGGTGCGCAATTTTCGGGCATGTCCAAGAAACTGCTGATCAAAGGTCTTGGTGTTGGGGTCATTGTTGGGTTGTATATGCTCGTGGTAGGCACTGTCTTCGCTGTGGTACTGACCGGTTATGTACCTGCTGAGTTCAGCGCCCTATTTGTCAGCTTTGCAGCAGGTGGTCTGGCAGAGATGAGCCTTATCGCTCTGTCTTTGAATTTTAACCCGGTGGTGGTTGCCCTTCATCACCTGACCCGTATATTTTTGACCGTTGTGTTCGGCAGTGTAATGGCAAAATATGTGTTTAAATGGGACAGTCGTGATGAAAATATATGA
- a CDS encoding hypothetical protein (PFAM: Tripartite tricarboxylate transporter TctA family), producing the protein MDIFGDIIGGFSTLFSDPFAIWFVFLAAFVGIVFGALPGLTAAAAIAMMLPILIAYNEEIGGLAGLAFLYVIGKSGRYGGSIAAILFNTPGTAASAATMQDGYPMTLSGRAGKALKTATVASAYGDYFGEIVLIFGAVSIAAFTRQFGPPENFAIYLMAFVVIGSVVNDSVIKGIISTIFGAFIALIGEDVITGQFKMTMGIDELESGMALVPLLIGVFVISEVIIQAEKAAKIKMVNLAADKIDDPKAHYFTWPEFKRCFPLMFRSSIYGSLIGMMPGLGSSVACFVAYGEEKRRSKNKEKWGTGIVEGIAAPESANNAVSGPSMIPLLTLGIPGSTIAAVLIGMFLVNGLQPGPTIFADEPPLFMGGQLISPREFIFGIFAAGLVGIAAYATIGYFAAPLIGRMIAILPTQYLYPFIFMTALAASYSSRASIWDVGFALLFGLIGYAMRRTNFSAAAFIIAFVLTSSMEEAFRQSMIISDNGLLVFASFEYQGKFSYAPIFLLIGASVVILRSWSSFRQRQKT; encoded by the coding sequence ATGGATATTTTTGGCGATATTATAGGCGGCTTCTCTACGCTCTTCAGTGACCCGTTTGCCATTTGGTTTGTGTTTCTTGCGGCATTTGTTGGTATTGTGTTTGGCGCTCTGCCCGGACTGACCGCAGCAGCAGCTATTGCTATGATGCTGCCAATCCTGATCGCCTATAATGAAGAAATTGGCGGACTTGCCGGGCTTGCTTTTTTGTATGTGATTGGGAAATCCGGCCGTTATGGCGGCTCTATTGCAGCCATCCTGTTTAACACACCGGGGACCGCCGCCTCTGCGGCAACGATGCAGGACGGTTACCCCATGACCTTGTCCGGACGGGCTGGCAAAGCCCTGAAGACAGCGACTGTTGCTTCTGCATATGGTGATTATTTCGGCGAAATCGTTCTGATCTTTGGTGCTGTTTCCATTGCGGCCTTTACCCGCCAGTTCGGTCCGCCTGAAAATTTCGCTATCTACCTGATGGCCTTTGTTGTGATTGGCTCAGTGGTGAATGACAGTGTTATCAAGGGGATTATTTCGACAATCTTCGGTGCGTTTATTGCCCTTATTGGTGAAGATGTGATCACCGGTCAGTTCAAAATGACGATGGGCATTGACGAGCTGGAATCAGGTATGGCCCTAGTTCCGCTTTTGATTGGCGTATTTGTTATTTCCGAAGTGATTATCCAGGCAGAAAAAGCAGCCAAGATTAAAATGGTTAACCTCGCCGCGGATAAAATAGATGATCCGAAAGCACATTATTTTACCTGGCCAGAATTTAAACGTTGTTTCCCTTTGATGTTCCGGTCTTCAATTTATGGCTCTTTGATTGGAATGATGCCAGGCTTAGGCTCATCAGTTGCCTGTTTTGTTGCTTATGGCGAAGAAAAAAGGCGGTCAAAAAACAAGGAAAAATGGGGAACCGGCATTGTCGAAGGGATAGCTGCACCTGAATCAGCGAATAATGCTGTATCTGGACCTTCTATGATCCCCCTATTAACGCTCGGCATACCAGGCTCGACCATTGCTGCTGTTTTGATCGGTATGTTTTTGGTTAACGGCTTACAGCCTGGACCGACAATTTTCGCTGACGAACCACCTCTGTTCATGGGTGGACAGCTGATCAGTCCTCGTGAATTTATTTTTGGTATTTTTGCTGCAGGATTGGTTGGCATCGCAGCATATGCAACAATTGGCTATTTTGCAGCCCCCTTAATTGGCCGCATGATTGCCATTTTACCCACGCAATATCTCTATCCCTTTATCTTTATGACAGCTCTGGCGGCCAGCTATTCATCCAGGGCCTCGATTTGGGATGTTGGCTTTGCATTATTGTTCGGGTTAATCGGCTATGCAATGCGAAGGACAAATTTCTCGGCTGCGGCGTTTATTATCGCTTTTGTGCTAACATCAAGCATGGAAGAAGCGTTCCGTCAGTCGATGATTATTTCAGACAATGGGCTGTTGGTCTTCGCCAGCTTTGAATATCAAGGTAAATTTTCATATGCACCTATATTCTTGTTGATCGGCGCGAGTGTGGTTATCCTCCGGTCCTGGTCCTCATTCAGGCAACGTCAGAAAACATAG
- a CDS encoding hypothetical protein (PFAM: Tripartite tricarboxylate transporter family receptor) yields the protein MKLMKTLSAGIAAATMFVGGAALADYPEKPVKIVVGFSAGGGTDTTARGFASYMHEAPSMGGMPAYIVNLPGASGQKAAKAVLKEKADGHTLYMINIGTFIAGELAKGDDRPYHVPEAFENLGCASQLVTSLQVHTSNPATNMQEFIDNAKASGKTITWGTSGAVTMHATIGHVFFDAYGIPHKKVPFKGGSKARAALVSQSVDAVLGGVNTVVGFEDDIRPLASAGADRDPTAKDLMTFGEQGLDGLDFTGLMCLFGPKGVSDEVKADVGAAIEHISGIKGFKKYMGKNSLAAFYTDAATATAAQDTMYKTMGPVVANILANQ from the coding sequence ATGAAACTTATGAAAACACTCTCTGCTGGCATCGCTGCTGCAACAATGTTTGTTGGTGGTGCTGCTCTTGCAGATTATCCAGAAAAGCCTGTGAAAATCGTTGTTGGATTTTCTGCTGGCGGCGGAACAGACACAACAGCTCGGGGCTTTGCCTCATACATGCATGAAGCACCAAGCATGGGCGGCATGCCTGCTTACATCGTGAACCTGCCTGGTGCTTCTGGTCAGAAGGCCGCAAAGGCAGTTCTGAAAGAAAAAGCAGATGGTCATACATTATATATGATCAACATCGGCACATTCATCGCTGGTGAATTGGCAAAAGGCGATGATCGTCCATACCATGTTCCTGAAGCATTTGAAAACCTAGGTTGTGCATCACAGCTGGTAACATCGCTCCAGGTACACACATCTAATCCTGCCACTAATATGCAAGAGTTTATCGATAACGCGAAAGCATCTGGCAAGACCATCACATGGGGTACATCTGGTGCAGTAACAATGCACGCAACTATCGGCCATGTATTCTTCGATGCCTATGGCATTCCGCATAAGAAAGTGCCATTCAAAGGTGGCTCAAAGGCACGTGCCGCCCTTGTTTCACAGTCTGTCGATGCTGTTTTAGGTGGCGTGAATACTGTGGTTGGTTTTGAAGATGATATTCGTCCACTGGCGTCTGCTGGTGCTGACCGTGACCCAACTGCAAAGGATCTGATGACATTTGGCGAACAGGGCCTTGATGGACTGGATTTCACGGGCCTGATGTGTCTGTTTGGTCCAAAGGGCGTATCTGACGAAGTGAAAGCTGATGTTGGTGCAGCTATCGAGCACATTTCTGGCATTAAGGGCTTCAAGAAATATATGGGCAAAAACAGCCTGGCCGCGTTCTACACTGATGCGGCAACCGCAACAGCGGCTCAGGACACCATGTATAAAACCATGGGTCCAGTTGTTGCTAACATTCTGGCAAACCAGTAA
- a CDS encoding putative acyl-CoA transferase/carnitine dehydratase (PFAM: CoA-transferase family III) produces MRILNRIFPKVFVKKTEQKTDVMSRLSPFDDILVVDFTHVLAGPACSYYLGLLGARIIKIESDQKGDGIRYRGGTDKQAATEGMSTAYLTQGAGKQALALDLTTARGREIMERLLSKADVFVENHLPETMKRLNLDEQTVTALHPHLIYCSLTGYGRGDAQGNVPAYDVNIQAASGLMDMTGTAETGPTRTGAPILDYSTALSAAFAVSSALFQRGRTGQGSFIDVSMLETALTLMSSTVTDYLKTGNEPKRRGNLANSRSPGAGNFPCQRGIISLGVNEEQHFRNLAKALGREDWLRDPRYADRQQRQAHIDQFVSELEAELIKYDVAEVEVVLQQHGVPAARVRTMKECLDSEQIAQRNYIHSDPVTGLKTPGLPFRIDGEAFIPSSPAPRHGEDTDDIIKWLYGEN; encoded by the coding sequence ATGAGAATATTGAACCGAATCTTTCCAAAGGTATTTGTAAAAAAAACAGAACAGAAGACCGATGTAATGTCTAGACTCAGCCCATTTGATGATATCCTGGTTGTCGATTTTACCCATGTTCTTGCTGGACCAGCATGTTCTTATTATCTCGGCTTGTTGGGTGCGCGGATCATTAAAATTGAATCTGACCAAAAGGGGGATGGTATCCGCTACAGAGGCGGAACTGACAAACAAGCAGCAACAGAAGGGATGAGCACGGCTTATCTGACACAAGGTGCGGGAAAACAGGCTCTTGCACTTGACCTGACTACAGCCAGGGGACGTGAGATTATGGAGCGTTTATTGTCAAAGGCAGACGTTTTTGTTGAAAACCATTTGCCCGAAACAATGAAGCGTCTGAATTTGGATGAACAGACTGTCACCGCATTGCATCCTCATCTCATTTACTGTTCATTGACAGGGTATGGGCGAGGCGATGCGCAAGGTAATGTGCCTGCCTATGATGTGAATATTCAGGCTGCAAGTGGTTTGATGGACATGACCGGAACTGCGGAAACCGGTCCCACCAGGACCGGAGCTCCCATATTGGATTACAGCACTGCATTGTCAGCGGCATTTGCTGTATCGTCTGCTTTGTTTCAGCGCGGCCGGACAGGGCAAGGCAGTTTCATAGATGTATCTATGCTGGAAACGGCATTGACCCTGATGAGCTCAACCGTAACAGATTATCTGAAGACTGGAAATGAGCCAAAGCGGCGCGGAAATCTTGCCAACAGCCGTTCACCAGGGGCGGGGAATTTTCCATGTCAGCGCGGCATAATCTCTTTGGGTGTGAATGAGGAGCAACATTTTCGTAATCTCGCCAAGGCGCTGGGTCGTGAGGATTGGTTGCGTGACCCGCGATATGCCGACCGCCAACAAAGACAGGCTCACATTGATCAATTTGTCTCTGAATTGGAAGCTGAATTGATCAAATATGATGTGGCTGAAGTGGAGGTTGTATTACAACAACATGGTGTACCTGCGGCAAGGGTTCGGACTATGAAAGAATGCCTGGACTCAGAACAAATTGCGCAGCGAAATTACATTCACAGCGATCCGGTAACCGGACTGAAAACACCGGGCTTGCCCTTTCGGATTGATGGAGAGGCGTTCATCCCATCTTCTCCAGCGCCACGTCATGGTGAAGATACAGACGACATTATCAAATGGCTTTACGGAGAAAATTGA
- a CDS encoding hypothetical protein (PFAM: PrpF protein): MAQTALPFIFMRGGTSRGPYFNRADLPEDRDQLAQLLIAAMGSGHPLNIDGIGGGNAVTTKVAMLSSSDDEWADIDYFFAQVSVETQLVDFKPTCGNILSGVGPVALEMGLMPAQDGVTEVKIRAVNTGARILARVQTPASEVTYEGTTQIDGVPGSAAPVELNFMDVAGSSTGAFLPTGQPQDNVEGIDVTCIDVAMPMVIARAADFGLTGRESREELDANREFFARMEQIRLAAAQKMGMGECSQSVTPKFGLLAPLPEPGHILARYFMPWETHPTMAVTGSQAMASCVLTPGTIAEGMMPLPDERPAKVTLHHPLGEMDVLVDFEIEGSQFIHKSAGLLRTARKLAGGTLFVPSTLSR, from the coding sequence ATGGCACAAACAGCACTCCCGTTTATTTTTATGCGTGGCGGCACATCACGGGGGCCTTATTTTAACCGGGCCGATTTACCTGAAGATCGTGACCAGTTAGCACAGCTGCTGATCGCTGCTATGGGCTCAGGCCATCCGTTGAATATTGATGGGATCGGTGGGGGCAACGCTGTCACCACAAAGGTCGCTATGCTGTCATCATCAGATGATGAATGGGCGGATATTGATTACTTTTTTGCTCAGGTCAGTGTTGAAACTCAGCTCGTTGATTTCAAGCCGACCTGCGGTAATATTCTGTCTGGTGTTGGTCCAGTTGCGCTTGAGATGGGGCTGATGCCAGCACAAGATGGGGTCACTGAAGTGAAAATCAGAGCTGTAAATACGGGTGCACGCATACTGGCCCGGGTGCAGACGCCAGCATCTGAAGTGACCTATGAAGGAACCACGCAGATAGATGGCGTGCCGGGGAGCGCAGCTCCGGTTGAATTAAATTTCATGGATGTTGCGGGATCATCAACCGGTGCATTTTTGCCAACCGGACAACCACAGGACAATGTCGAAGGTATTGATGTGACATGCATCGATGTGGCGATGCCTATGGTGATCGCCCGCGCTGCTGATTTTGGGTTAACTGGCCGAGAGAGCCGTGAGGAGCTGGATGCTAATCGTGAATTTTTTGCGCGTATGGAACAGATTCGTCTTGCTGCAGCTCAGAAAATGGGTATGGGTGAGTGCAGCCAGTCTGTCACCCCAAAATTCGGACTTTTAGCCCCTCTGCCAGAACCTGGCCATATTCTGGCGCGCTATTTCATGCCCTGGGAAACCCATCCCACTATGGCGGTCACCGGCAGTCAGGCGATGGCATCTTGCGTGCTGACTCCTGGCACAATTGCTGAAGGGATGATGCCTTTGCCAGATGAGCGTCCTGCAAAAGTAACCTTGCATCACCCGTTGGGCGAGATGGATGTTTTGGTTGATTTTGAAATTGAGGGCAGCCAGTTCATTCATAAATCAGCTGGCCTTCTGCGGACCGCCCGCAAGCTTGCTGGAGGAACGTTATTTGTTCCTTCAACTTTGTCCAGATAA
- a CDS encoding hypothetical protein (PFAM: Prokaryotic protein of unknown function (DUF849)): MASVRPHTLPQIMVAPNGARRTTSDHQAIPVTLEQIVATAQACNAVGAGAMHFHIRDADQQHVLDAGLYKEALAELERAVPDMHLQITTECVGRYSPEDMRTLAYNVMPSGISIGIIEMIPDGQPTTEDIRLYKTLYEAGTRIQHICYFPEHLDIVRQIIDKAGLPEDDIWCLFTIGHYSGRVSRPEMIDLFLDKLDQLSLSPDWAICAFAKQEQICLEKAVSRGGKVRVGFENSLFMPDGSIAQNNAARVAAARALFTPPFNN, translated from the coding sequence ATGGCTTCTGTTCGTCCCCACACCCTACCCCAAATAATGGTCGCGCCTAACGGGGCACGCCGGACAACATCAGACCATCAGGCCATTCCTGTTACCCTGGAACAGATTGTGGCGACTGCACAGGCCTGTAATGCCGTTGGCGCAGGGGCAATGCATTTCCATATTCGGGACGCTGACCAACAGCATGTTCTTGATGCGGGCCTGTATAAAGAAGCGCTGGCTGAATTGGAAAGAGCGGTTCCAGATATGCACCTCCAGATCACCACTGAATGTGTCGGTCGTTACAGCCCTGAAGATATGCGCACACTTGCTTATAATGTTATGCCATCAGGCATATCTATTGGAATCATAGAGATGATCCCCGACGGCCAACCGACAACAGAAGATATCCGCCTTTACAAAACACTGTATGAGGCTGGCACACGTATCCAGCATATCTGCTATTTCCCAGAGCATCTGGATATTGTGCGCCAAATCATTGATAAAGCAGGCCTGCCCGAAGATGATATATGGTGCCTGTTTACTATCGGCCATTATTCAGGGCGGGTAAGCCGACCAGAAATGATCGACCTGTTTTTAGACAAGCTGGATCAGTTAAGCTTGTCCCCTGATTGGGCCATTTGCGCATTTGCCAAACAAGAACAAATCTGTCTAGAAAAAGCAGTATCAAGAGGCGGAAAGGTCCGCGTGGGCTTTGAAAATTCTCTATTTATGCCCGATGGATCAATCGCCCAAAACAATGCTGCCAGAGTGGCAGCAGCTCGCGCTTTGTTTACACCCCCCTTCAATAATTGA
- a CDS encoding trimethylamine:corrinoid methyltransferase (PFAM: Trimethylamine methyltransferase (MTTB)) → MSEASINARRGGRSERRAARTKPDHNMLPHLAGKLPLTEPMSQDQIEQIDAASLDILEDVGVVFRDDIALEDWKRIGADVRGERVHLDRVLVKELIRTIPSDITLHARNPEKTVSLGGRNSIFVPMTGAPYLRDLDDVRRAPTLDDLATFHKLSHMLPALHSSAHHIVEPMDHPVSHRHLRITYSSILHSDKTFMGMTTSGKNAEDVLDMCAILFGDDYLEAHPVVVGNCNGNSPLVWDETMLSAMRAFNRSNQPVLCSPFVLGGANTPASTVPTVAQLNAEALSALAYTQVVRRGCPAIYGHYLSTVSMQSGAPMAGTPEISLMNFMIGQMARHYNIPWRTSNTLGGAKTLDAQAGYESATTLMAVLLSGANYIWHSAGWNEAGMHCSIAKFIVDAEQCAMGYRMAEGLKWDDFDEALAAVRDIGPGGHYLGHPHTQDRFKEAFFMPKLFDNNAFEQWVVDGEQDTTARALTTAKSMLRDYQQPELDPGINEALLEYIARREREIPAMDALNQDS, encoded by the coding sequence ATGAGCGAAGCTTCTATCAATGCGCGGCGCGGTGGGCGCAGTGAAAGACGAGCAGCCCGAACCAAACCAGATCATAATATGTTACCTCATCTGGCGGGTAAACTGCCCTTAACTGAACCAATGAGCCAAGATCAGATTGAGCAGATTGACGCTGCATCTCTTGATATTCTTGAAGATGTGGGTGTTGTATTCAGGGATGACATCGCGCTTGAAGATTGGAAGCGCATTGGTGCTGACGTCAGAGGCGAGAGAGTGCATCTGGACCGTGTTCTGGTCAAAGAACTTATCCGCACGATTCCCTCAGACATAACCTTGCATGCGCGCAACCCGGAAAAGACAGTCAGTTTAGGGGGGCGAAACTCTATTTTCGTACCAATGACAGGCGCGCCATATTTACGCGACCTAGATGACGTGCGACGTGCGCCAACACTCGATGACCTGGCTACATTTCACAAATTATCTCATATGCTACCGGCCCTGCATTCTTCAGCTCATCACATTGTGGAGCCTATGGACCATCCAGTCTCTCATCGGCATCTGCGTATAACATATTCATCTATCCTTCATTCTGACAAAACTTTTATGGGCATGACCACCTCTGGAAAAAATGCCGAAGATGTTTTAGATATGTGCGCAATATTATTTGGTGATGACTATCTGGAGGCGCATCCAGTTGTGGTCGGCAACTGTAATGGGAACAGCCCTCTTGTTTGGGATGAAACCATGCTATCAGCCATGCGGGCTTTTAACCGCAGTAATCAGCCTGTGTTGTGCTCACCTTTTGTGTTGGGCGGAGCAAATACCCCTGCCTCTACTGTGCCGACTGTTGCCCAGCTGAATGCAGAGGCCTTATCTGCACTGGCCTATACACAAGTTGTCCGGCGGGGCTGTCCGGCCATTTATGGTCATTATCTGTCAACAGTGTCGATGCAGTCAGGCGCACCAATGGCTGGCACACCTGAGATCAGCCTGATGAATTTTATGATCGGCCAGATGGCTAGACACTATAATATCCCTTGGCGGACCTCCAACACGCTGGGCGGGGCAAAAACACTGGATGCGCAAGCAGGGTATGAATCGGCAACAACATTGATGGCCGTGCTGCTTTCTGGGGCAAATTATATATGGCATTCTGCAGGCTGGAATGAAGCGGGTATGCATTGCTCTATTGCCAAATTCATTGTCGATGCAGAACAATGTGCGATGGGCTATCGTATGGCTGAAGGGCTGAAATGGGATGATTTTGATGAAGCTCTGGCGGCTGTTCGTGATATTGGCCCAGGCGGTCATTATCTGGGCCATCCACATACGCAAGACCGTTTCAAAGAGGCCTTTTTCATGCCTAAGCTGTTTGACAATAACGCGTTTGAACAATGGGTTGTTGACGGCGAACAGGACACCACAGCCCGCGCGCTCACAACGGCCAAATCCATGTTACGAGACTATCAGCAGCCAGAACTTGACCCAGGCATAAATGAAGCGTTGCTCGAATATATTGCGCGGCGTGAACGTGAAATTCCAGCTATGGACGCGCTAAATCAGGACAGCTAA